A genome region from Thalassococcus arenae includes the following:
- a CDS encoding cell division protein FtsX — protein sequence MKTPDLTILRGLWTRDKAADRVVPPAGYTVTLTLFSAGAMAFLAVFALALSLAAGRLADRWGDELARASTIRISAPAGQMAAQTEAALRVLQQTPGVAEARALSTEEQQALLEPWFGPGLPVEDLPVPQLIEVIEDGAGFDADGLRLRLQAEVPGAVLDDHTRWRQPLVTAAGRLRALGWVALVLLCGAVAAMVTLAANAALAANAQVIAVLRLVGATDGYIAGAFVRRFTLRSLTGAAVGTAAGLAALALLPSADDAGAVLTGLGLRGWHWVWPLFIPLLAALVAWLATEAAARRVLGGLA from the coding sequence GTGAAAACCCCCGACCTGACGATCCTGCGCGGGCTCTGGACGCGCGACAAGGCCGCCGACCGGGTGGTGCCGCCGGCGGGGTATACCGTCACGCTGACGCTGTTCAGCGCGGGGGCCATGGCGTTCCTGGCGGTCTTCGCGCTGGCCTTGTCGCTGGCGGCGGGGCGGCTGGCGGATCGCTGGGGCGATGAACTGGCGCGGGCCTCGACGATCCGGATCTCGGCGCCCGCCGGGCAGATGGCGGCGCAGACCGAAGCGGCGCTGCGGGTGCTGCAGCAGACGCCCGGCGTGGCCGAGGCCCGCGCGCTCAGCACCGAGGAACAGCAGGCACTGCTCGAACCGTGGTTCGGGCCGGGCCTGCCGGTCGAGGATCTGCCGGTGCCCCAGCTGATCGAGGTGATCGAAGACGGCGCCGGGTTCGATGCCGACGGGCTGCGGTTGCGCCTGCAGGCCGAGGTGCCGGGCGCGGTGCTGGACGACCACACGCGCTGGCGCCAGCCGCTGGTGACGGCGGCGGGCCGGCTGCGGGCGCTTGGTTGGGTCGCGCTGGTGCTGCTGTGCGGCGCGGTGGCCGCGATGGTGACGCTGGCCGCGAACGCGGCCCTGGCGGCCAATGCCCAGGTCATCGCGGTGTTGCGGCTGGTGGGCGCGACCGATGGCTACATCGCCGGCGCTTTCGTGCGGCGCTTCACCCTGCGCAGCCTGACCGGCGCTGCGGTGGGCACGGCGGCGGGCCTGGCGGCTCTGGCGCTGCTGCCTTCGGCCGACGATGCCGGCGCGGTGCTGACCGGGCTGGGCCTGCGCGGCTGGCACTGGGTCTGGCCGCTGTTCATCCCGCTTCTGGCTGCGCTGGTCGCCTGGCTGGCCACCGAAGCGGCGGCACGCCGCGTGCTGGGGGGGCTGGCATGA
- a CDS encoding lysophospholipid acyltransferase family protein — MIRWVMSALFVGQMYLMMAIMGIVFFPAALVSPKGARLACKTYCAWVRWTARWMVGLRTEVRGTPPTGEVLIAAKHQSFLDIILIFHAVPAGKFIMKRELMWAPVIGQYGLRIGCVPVNRGKRGEAIKKMVRDVEKGAAQPGQLIIYSQGTRIAPGVKAPYKVGTAVLYEQTGQPCVPVATNVGVFWPKRGIYRKPGLAVVEFLDTIPAGLDKDTFLARLETVVETRSNALMREAGFHVED, encoded by the coding sequence ATGATCCGCTGGGTGATGTCGGCGCTGTTCGTCGGGCAGATGTACCTGATGATGGCCATCATGGGGATCGTGTTCTTTCCCGCCGCGCTCGTGTCGCCCAAGGGTGCGCGCCTGGCCTGCAAGACCTATTGCGCCTGGGTGCGCTGGACCGCGCGCTGGATGGTCGGCCTGCGCACCGAGGTGCGCGGCACGCCGCCCACCGGCGAGGTGCTGATCGCGGCCAAGCACCAGTCCTTCCTGGACATCATCCTGATCTTTCACGCCGTGCCCGCGGGCAAGTTCATCATGAAGCGCGAATTGATGTGGGCGCCGGTGATCGGCCAATACGGCTTGCGCATCGGCTGCGTGCCGGTCAACCGCGGCAAGCGCGGCGAGGCGATCAAGAAGATGGTCAGGGATGTCGAGAAAGGCGCTGCGCAACCCGGCCAGTTGATCATCTATTCCCAGGGCACCCGCATCGCGCCGGGGGTCAAGGCCCCCTACAAGGTCGGGACGGCGGTTCTGTATGAGCAGACCGGCCAGCCCTGTGTGCCGGTGGCCACCAATGTCGGCGTGTTCTGGCCCAAGCGCGGCATCTACCGCAAGCCGGGTCTCGCGGTTGTCGAATTCCTCGACACGATCCCGGCCGGGCTGGACAAGGACACGTTCCTGGCGCGGCTCGAGACCGTGGTCGAGACGCGGTCGAACGCGCTGATGCGCGAGGCGGGGTTCCATGTCGAGGATTGA
- a CDS encoding pyridoxamine 5'-phosphate oxidase family protein, with protein sequence MSRIETLEQLHALYGDPATLALRKVAVRLTPLYRAWIEGSRFCVLSTVGPKGTDGSPRGDDGPVVQVADETTLLMPDWRGNQRLDSLRNIVRDGRVSLMFLVPGSRTIVRVNGTAWLSADDALRMRFEQRGKHPATVIVIEIAEIYTQCPKALIRSGLWSRDDADGVPGMGAILAEMTDGEEGGEDYDRTYEERAQPRMW encoded by the coding sequence ATGTCGAGGATTGAAACGCTGGAGCAGTTGCACGCGCTTTACGGCGATCCGGCCACGCTGGCGCTGCGCAAGGTGGCGGTGCGGCTGACCCCGCTTTACCGCGCCTGGATCGAGGGGTCGCGCTTCTGCGTGCTGAGCACGGTCGGCCCCAAAGGCACCGATGGCAGCCCGCGCGGCGACGACGGCCCGGTGGTGCAGGTGGCGGATGAAACCACGCTGCTGATGCCCGACTGGCGCGGCAACCAGCGGCTGGATTCGCTGCGCAATATCGTACGCGACGGGCGGGTGTCGCTGATGTTCCTGGTCCCGGGGTCGCGGACCATCGTGCGGGTGAACGGCACGGCCTGGCTCAGCGCCGATGACGCCCTGCGGATGCGCTTCGAACAGCGCGGCAAGCACCCCGCCACGGTGATCGTGATCGAGATCGCCGAGATCTACACCCAGTGCCCCAAGGCGCTGATCCGGTCGGGCTTGTGGTCCCGCGACGATGCCGATGGCGTGCCGGGCATGGGCGCGATCCTGGCCGAGATGACAGATGGCGAGGAGGGCGGCGAGGATTACGACCGCACTTACGAGGAACGCGCGCAGCCGCGCATGTGGTGA